The window ATTAGGATCCGGTTCCGTAAAATGGGGTACCAAATGATGACGTGGTTCAAGAAAAACTCGATAAAATTGTTCGACTTAATTAAGCTTTCCAAAAATCAAGACTTCGTTTAATTAGCACAAACTCAAATTTTCTCTCTTACAGCAagaattttccttctttggaGGTGTTGGGTGCAAATTGGATAGGAAATTACGATTCTTACTTGATACGCATCCGCACCAAACACAAATATTGCAAAATTGGAACATtctgaagaggaagaaaaaatttTACGGAAACCGAGAACGTATAATTTTCGAAATTTCAATAATTCTGCAGAAGATTTGGCCACAACTGATCAGCAAGGAGTTACGTTGAGCACCTGTATATGGAGAAAGAGGTTGCTGCGGTCGATCGGAAAAACTCTTAGGGTGGGTATaacaatataaattaaacaaattttgacaaaatctagctcaaaaggcaattttgagccaCACTAGGAGGCTCCGCATTTGACAGATGTACACACAGGAAGTAGTAGTAGCTACACTAACTGCTAATCTCCCTATCCATtttcattctctttgtcttgtgcACCTCCGGCACACTACCACCTCGCGGCTGGGACGATGCATCATGCTGGAATGTGCAATTTGCTCCTTTGTTGCATCCCCTTGCACTGTTGAAGTATATGCAAGGCTTCATATTCTTGGGCTTTGAATCTCTTGGTTTGTAGTTATTATTGGATTCTTGGTTTACAGATGAATGATCGCTATGTCGGTTTCCAAATGGTGGAAAGTTGTCCTGCCTGTCTCCTCCATGTTGTTGAATCAAGCTTTTATAATAGTTGATGTCCTTTGCTAGTGGAGGTGGTCCAACAGAAGGCGAAGAATGAACTGAAATTGATGCAGGAGGAGGTAGCCGTGCATCAGGAAAATGTCCCATTCCAGCAACATTTGGTGGGGGATAGAAATGTCCACTTGATGAAGGTGTGCTGATTTCTGTCCTGATCATGTGAGATGAATCTGATACGCCCGTTTGGGGTGGCCTTGTTATTGGTTGTTGATCTGTAACCAATTTCTCAATCATTTTCGGGTTGCTGAGAATCTTAATGAGCAATTCATGATCAATCATATTTCCGTGCTCATTGTTATTCACAATTGCACCAAGGGCAGCAGCTACAACATCAGGTTCCGCTGCAATAGGCATTCCAAGTGTTGCAGGCATGTGGTTTCCATTGTTAGGAATATTGTTTTGAGATGGAGCCGAAATTCCCTGAACGGATAGAAAGGACTGCGAGCTTGTGGAAATGTTAAACGGTTCCACAGATTCAGATGATGTTTCACCTCCTGCATCTTCGTCTTCAATAGGAGTAATAGGTATGATAAGAGGTTGCCCACCAGTATGACTAGAGTCTTCAACATCTGCCAAAACAGAGGGGCTGTACACAGAAAAAGAAATACTGTTCAATTCATGGGTGGGTGGAACTTAAATCCAAAATTGTAGAAAGCAAAGTGACGAACTTTAAAGGAATGGCAGATGGCCGTGGATAAACAGCTTCCA of the Pyrus communis chromosome 1, drPyrComm1.1, whole genome shotgun sequence genome contains:
- the LOC137737363 gene encoding zinc finger CCCH domain-containing protein 6-like isoform X1, whose translation is MRGLHKTKRISWASDVNLCQVKLFLLEESPSQVGLSAQDHLQAKASWPSHSSGTGSDDTLPPGFEGAHPANQPQIDLSQIPLIKWRCPPKVVLNFTWQVVSGEESKEMEIQNQREIRVLEAVYPRPSAIPLNPSVLADVEDSSHTGGQPLIIPITPIEDEDAGGETSSESVEPFNISTSSQSFLSVQGISAPSQNNIPNNGNHMPATLGMPIAAEPDVVAAALGAIVNNNEHGNMIDHELLIKILSNPKMIEKLVTDQQPITRPPQTGVSDSSHMIRTEISTPSSSGHFYPPPNVAGMGHFPDARLPPPASISVHSSPSVGPPPLAKDINYYKSLIQQHGGDRQDNFPPFGNRHSDHSSVNQESNNNYKPRDSKPKNMKPCIYFNSARGCNKGANCTFQHDASSQPRGGSVPEVHKTKRMKMDREISS
- the LOC137737363 gene encoding zinc finger CCCH domain-containing protein 6-like isoform X2 is translated as MRGLHKTKRISWASDVNLCQRRISPRLGPLPTWEGHIIRITSTLSAGACKAIKAKGLLGSWVKLFLLEESPSQVGLSAQDHLQAKASWPSHSSGTGSDDTLPPGFEGAHPANQPQIDLSQIPLIKWRCPPKVVLNFTWQVVSGEESKEMEIQNQREIRVLEAVYPRPSAIPLNPSVLADVEDSSHTGGQPLIIPITPIEDEDAGGETSSESVEPFNISTSSQSFLSVQGISAPSQNNIPNNGNHMPATLGMPIAAEPDVVAAALGAIVNNNEHGNMIDHELLIKILSNPKMIEKLVTDQQPITRPPQTGVSDSSHMIRTEISTPSSSGHFYPPPNVAGMGHFPDARLPPPASISVHSSPSVGPPPLAKDINYYKSLIQQHGGDRQDNFPPFGNRHSDHSSVNQESNNNYKPRDSKPKNMKPCIYFNSARGCNKGANCTFQHDASSQPRGGSVPEVHKTKRMKMDREISS